The DNA sequence TGGCGGGGAACGTCTCGTGGGCCCCATGCCTGAAGATCTGGGTAAGAAAGCTCAGGAAGTGCTCGAAAAAATGGGCGTCGAAATCCACCTGCAGGTTCACGTAAACGACGTCACTTCGGAAGGGGTCGTCATCGGCGACGAGACGATTCCCGCAGAGAACGTCTTCTGGGCGGCGGGCGTCCAGGGACAGGACCTGGCTAAAGAACTGGATGTCGAAACCGATCGCGGCAGCCGGATTGTCGTCAACCCGGACATGTCAATCCCCGGTCATCCCGAAGTCTTCGTCGTAGGGGATGCTGCCCACGCGACCGATGCCAAAACTGGAAAGCCGGTTCCCGGCGTCGCCCAGGGTGCGATCCAGACGGGGCGCTTTGTTGCCGAGATCATTAAGCAGGAGCTCGAGGGGACGGCGCCCAAAGAACGTCCCGCTTTCAGTTATTATGACAAAGGTTCGATGGCGATGATCGGCCGGGGGAACGCGATCGCTGCGATCGGGAAGGTGCATTACAGCGGCATCCTGGGCTGGATCTCCTGGAATATCCTGCATGTCATGTTTCTTGTCGGATTCCGTAATCGCTTCAAAGTCATGCTCGACTGGCTCTGGAACTACATCTGGAAGACCCGCCGCTCACGACTGATTACCGGCGATCCCCAGGTACATATCAAACGCCTGTACTCGGAACGACAGAAACGCGAAGAGGAAAAACGTCGCCACCTGTTGCATCGTCATAAGGACGAAGAGCAGTAAACCTGACAAGGGAGCTTCAGTGAATTTCCTGATGGCACTCGTCGTGGCCGGCCTGTTGATCCTGGGAATGTTTTTGTTCCGCTGGGTGGTCAGACATGTGTTTGGACAGGAACTGCAGCAGCGCGGTGGAGATCTCTCACGAGAACAGAACTATGGAATGGAAGTTCCTTCCGGAGTCCTCGTCTGGTTGAGTCTGGCTGACTTTGTTTATGTCTATAGAATTCCGATTTCCCTGCTGATCCTGGTGTGCGCACTCGGCTGCGCCTGGTATTGTGGAAATGGATGAGAAAAACTGCTGACTGCAATGTCGCTGGAGAACCAAAAGTTTCAGAGGCTCACTGCAGACGTCTCAAGACTATTTAATCTAAGGAGACACACTCATGGAAACAACAAATCAGGAAACTGAACTCCGTCAAAAAGCCACCGCTACCGCAGGCATGGTTTATTTTGGATCGATTGTCACCGGGTTTCTGGGCATTGTGGGTGCCTTAATTGCCATGACTGAGAACCTGGGGGCAGGGGGAATCTATCTGCTGGCCTCCGCCTTTGCCTTCGGTCTCCTGGCCAATGCTCTGTACCGCAACTGAACTGCTATCCTGCTCGGCGGTCGGGTTACTCCACATCCTGCTTAGGCGTATCCGCCAGCAGATCGGTTGAGTCTTCTTCCGGATCGCGGGCCTGTTGGCTCTGGCGTTTGATGTCGTTGTATTCGTTGGTCAGTTCCCCTTCCGCCTCCGATACCGTCTCTTCGTCCTTCAGATTGACGGGCCGCGGTCGGGCAGGCAGTCGCGTAGGGGCTGGTTCCACAGAGGGCTCCTGATCTCCTTCCAGCATCTGAACTGGTACTCCCTGCGGGAAGATGACTTCGCGGGCGTCGTCGGGCATCGAGAAACCCTGTTCTTCGAACGCCGTCTTGACCTGACGCATTAAGGCGGAATTGACTTTGAGTACGCTGTGCTTATGGCCGTCGATCCAGTAATACAGACGCAGATTGACGGTCGAGGCTGCCAGGTTTTCGACCAGCACCAGAGGTTCGGGATCGTCGAGCACAGCCGGGTGCTGTCCCAGCGTCGTTTTCGCAAGTGTCTGCGCTTCGATGAGCGGTACGTCATACCCCACGCCGATGAGGAAGTCGAGCCGGACTTTGGGATTCGAGGTGAAGTTCTCAATCTTGCTTTTGTAGATGATCGAGTTTGGAATCTGAACGTGATTGCCTTCCAGCGTCATCAGCAGGGTACCGCGGGTATTAACCCGTTGAACAAAGCCCTCAACCCCTTCAACCTCGATCAGATCACCATAGCGAAACGGATTCTGCATGCTGATCAGAATGCTGGCCAGGAAGTTTTCTGCAATGTCCCGGAAGGCGATCCCGATAATCAAACCGATCAGCCCGGTCCCGCCAATCACAGTGGTCGCCAGACGCGTCAGACCGGAGATCTGCAGCACCAGGTAGATGCCGAACAGCAGGACAATCAACAGCAGTGCTTTCCGCAGTACCCCTTTCAACAGCTTGTTATCCACGCGACTCAGAAGCGTCCAATCCGCTACCCAGCCGCAGAGCAGCATACTCAGCCAGGTCAGCAGCAGGATCAGGAGTGCCATGATGATAGTCGGAATTGCGCGCACCGTGTTCCGCAGCATTTCCCGCATTGGCACAAATGACGCACTCATGTCCCACAAGGGCGGCTGTCGCACTTGAATCCGGTTGACCACCGCCACGACATCCTGAGTGTTTCGCGCCAGCTCCCCAGCCCAGGTGCGGTACCTTTCATCGTCAGTCGTTCCCGTGAGAAAGGCGACTCCTTCATCGACGTCTGCTTCCGGTTCGGTAAACCATTCAGTCGCTTCCAGAATATGCGTCAGTCGTCGCGAAATATCAACATCAAGGGCAGCGGGTGTGACATTCACCGCTTTCGGCGCCGGCACGGTCTCCTCAACCGACTGCGGTTCAGCGGGCGCTGATTCTGCCGGTTCCTGTTCCTGCCCCCTGCTGACCGACGGACCTCCTGCCACCATGCTGAGTATGAGAAAGAACCGAATCAGTGCAGGCATGGAAAACTCCCGTCTGTGAAGTGTAGGGGTGATGTCATTTTTGAAGCTGCTCTGCAGAAGAGCCGCTCAATATTTAAAGCACATGCCGTACCATTGGCGCTGATTGGTTAAATACATTTCAGGCATGATCTACCATGCAAAGCCGCTGGCTCTCTCACAACGGCATACTCAACTGGTCGTTGAACGCGCACCCTGATCGATCGTCAGTCAGGAAAAGGACTGGATTCTCAACCCGGATGAGACTGGGGAGACGCAGCGGTTGCTTCAGAGTCAGAGAACTTGAACCAGCGGAAGAGAACAATCAGACAGGCGACCGCCAGCAGTGGTAATGAAAAAAACAAAATATCAGACCAGTCCGTCTGATGCTCCATGCCTTTGTGAGTCGGGGGTGAAGGCCCAAGGATCAGATCCAGAAAAATCATCGGGAGCAACGAGCACAGAGTCAGGATTCCCAAAGTGCCGACAAAGCGATGTTTTCCGGGTGGAGTGTAAGTCGCCCAGGCACTCAGGCCAAAGAAGAGTGCCATACCAATTACCGTTCCCGCCCCATAGGTGCGCCAGTAAGCCAGATCAGCTTCGCGGTCCATTGCGGGGGAATCGTGCCAGAACCAGTAAAACAGGGTATAGCCGCCAATCAGGATGATGGGCAGCAGAGCACCTGTCGCGGTACCAATCACGCCGGCGATGAGTCCCCGTTTGAAGTTCATGGTGGAACTGCTCTGAAAAATATTATTTCATCTGACTCAATACAACCTTATCGAACAGCTTGTCCGTCAACAGTCGCTTCACGCGGGGTAGCAGCTTGGCGTCCATCGTTGTTGCGTAGCGGGTCTTGGGGTTTTTGGCCTCGATCGCTTTGATCACGGCGTTCGCTGTCCCTTCCGGACCCGGGCACTTGGCATACATTCCGCCGGTATATTTACGGAAGCCGGAGACTAAAGGCTTATAGTCTTCCGCGAGATCCAGACTATCGAGGGTACCAAAGGCGACTTCGTCGAATTCAGTTTTGACGGCTCCAGGCTCGATGATGACCACGTCAATTCCCAGCGGCTTGACCTCCATCCGCAGCGCATCCGAAAAAGCTTCGACGGCGTGTTTGGTCGAAGCGTACCAGCCCACCACGGCTGTTGAAATCTGACCGACTACTGACGATGTATTGATGATAGTCCCCGAACGCTGCTGACGCATCTGTGGGAGAACCGCCTGGATTAAGCGTCCCATGCCGAAGACATTGACATCATACTGACGCTGAATCTCTTCCAGTGGGATGTCTTCAATTGTGCCGTACGAACCGTAGCCCGCGTTGTTGAACAGCACATCGATTCGCTGCTGTTCATCCAGAACTCGCCCCACTCCTGCTTTGACGGATTCGTTATCGGTCACATCCATGTGCATCACATGAGCGCCTTTGGCTTTCAGGTCCTGCATCCGCTCGACCCGCCGTGCTGCCGCGTATACGGTATAGCCTTTCGCCAGCAGTTTTTCAGCAACCAGTTTTCCAAATCCGGCAGAAGCACCGGTGATCAAGACTGTCTTCATACTGTTCTGACTCCGTTCAGTTGAATTGCTTGTTGTGTTAGTCGCCGACCAGTCGCGG is a window from the Gimesia benthica genome containing:
- a CDS encoding mechanosensitive ion channel family protein; amino-acid sequence: MPALIRFFLILSMVAGGPSVSRGQEQEPAESAPAEPQSVEETVPAPKAVNVTPAALDVDISRRLTHILEATEWFTEPEADVDEGVAFLTGTTDDERYRTWAGELARNTQDVVAVVNRIQVRQPPLWDMSASFVPMREMLRNTVRAIPTIIMALLILLLTWLSMLLCGWVADWTLLSRVDNKLLKGVLRKALLLIVLLFGIYLVLQISGLTRLATTVIGGTGLIGLIIGIAFRDIAENFLASILISMQNPFRYGDLIEVEGVEGFVQRVNTRGTLLMTLEGNHVQIPNSIIYKSKIENFTSNPKVRLDFLIGVGYDVPLIEAQTLAKTTLGQHPAVLDDPEPLVLVENLAASTVNLRLYYWIDGHKHSVLKVNSALMRQVKTAFEEQGFSMPDDAREVIFPQGVPVQMLEGDQEPSVEPAPTRLPARPRPVNLKDEETVSEAEGELTNEYNDIKRQSQQARDPEEDSTDLLADTPKQDVE
- a CDS encoding NAD(P)/FAD-dependent oxidoreductase, yielding MNQTSKELPRLVIIGGGFAGINVVKAFKNVAVEIDLIDKRNYHLFQPLLYQVATGELDPANIAAPIRKILWKQKNVHVALGKVTDIDFDKKLVQFDGGEMDYDYLVIATGAQQSYFGHDEFRVHAPGLKTIDDALEIRRRLFLAFEEAEWEADEESRRKKLTFVIVGGGPTGVELAGAVKEVATETLPKEFRNVHCDMARVILVDGGERLVGPMPEDLGKKAQEVLEKMGVEIHLQVHVNDVTSEGVVIGDETIPAENVFWAAGVQGQDLAKELDVETDRGSRIVVNPDMSIPGHPEVFVVGDAAHATDAKTGKPVPGVAQGAIQTGRFVAEIIKQELEGTAPKERPAFSYYDKGSMAMIGRGNAIAAIGKVHYSGILGWISWNILHVMFLVGFRNRFKVMLDWLWNYIWKTRRSRLITGDPQVHIKRLYSERQKREEEKRRHLLHRHKDEEQ
- a CDS encoding oxidoreductase: MKTVLITGASAGFGKLVAEKLLAKGYTVYAAARRVERMQDLKAKGAHVMHMDVTDNESVKAGVGRVLDEQQRIDVLFNNAGYGSYGTIEDIPLEEIQRQYDVNVFGMGRLIQAVLPQMRQQRSGTIINTSSVVGQISTAVVGWYASTKHAVEAFSDALRMEVKPLGIDVVIIEPGAVKTEFDEVAFGTLDSLDLAEDYKPLVSGFRKYTGGMYAKCPGPEGTANAVIKAIEAKNPKTRYATTMDAKLLPRVKRLLTDKLFDKVVLSQMK